Proteins encoded within one genomic window of Dyadobacter chenhuakuii:
- the nirD gene encoding nitrite reductase small subunit NirD — protein METTTQTKVTWHIACHVNDIPEDGGGCALIDGKQIAIFNFARRGEWYATDNQCPHRQQMAVSRGMIGSHEGEPKVACPFHKKTFSLQSGQCLNDDSYKINTFPVMVKENLVYIGI, from the coding sequence ATGGAAACAACAACACAAACGAAAGTAACCTGGCACATTGCCTGCCACGTCAACGACATTCCGGAAGATGGCGGCGGGTGCGCGCTGATTGATGGGAAACAGATTGCGATTTTCAACTTTGCCCGTCGCGGTGAATGGTATGCAACGGATAACCAATGTCCGCACCGCCAGCAGATGGCCGTGTCGCGGGGGATGATCGGGAGCCATGAGGGGGAGCCGAAAGTGGCCTGCCCTTTTCACAAAAAAACCTTTTCATTGCAAAGCGGGCAGTGTCTCAATGATGATTCCTATAAAATCAATACCTTTCCGGTGATGGTGAAAGAAAACCTCGTTTACATCGGAATATGA
- a CDS encoding ATP-binding protein, with protein MERLDKSVASSLTRFYIVALCVVAMLTISGLFLIRRTINNLNHDSRMVNVAGRQRMLSQRLTKLAILNVGQIKHSDSAQFDSLLTIWKESHENLANKKLPVENGLVTWKSAALDSMFLDLMPVFDSIYTNFSLVNDSKVAASAKAEALNLILDKEPLFLAKMDKIVFQFDKESFQRLENLERIEWILDIMTILVLFAEGLLIFRPVVNTTRRVVRMLTESENALQLSNQKLKEANHQLLEAQNDLLRVEEEKYELQLAEDRIRASALIEGQEEERKRFALELHDGIGQMLTGLKLHAEKLKSVQFHDQKNQKRFEQLVTLIQDIIQTTRQISFNLMPSVLSDFGLSAALRLLCEQTAELSGIKIEFDGDAQKRVEMGRPTEIGLYRIAQEALNNAVKHANADKIKIKLEQNKNRIILEIADDGKGFLISNLKSEDGIFLTRNGMENIRTRTQLLNGEMEIVSEVDSGTQLIVRVDL; from the coding sequence ATGGAGAGACTCGATAAGAGCGTAGCAAGCAGTCTGACCCGGTTTTACATTGTAGCATTGTGCGTGGTGGCGATGCTGACAATCAGCGGTTTGTTTCTGATCAGAAGGACTATCAATAACCTGAACCATGACAGCCGCATGGTGAATGTGGCCGGAAGGCAGCGGATGCTGAGCCAGCGGCTGACCAAACTTGCGATCCTGAATGTCGGGCAGATAAAGCACAGCGACTCCGCTCAGTTCGACTCGCTTTTAACGATTTGGAAAGAAAGTCACGAGAATCTCGCCAACAAGAAATTACCCGTTGAAAATGGCCTGGTAACCTGGAAAAGCGCTGCACTGGACTCGATGTTTCTGGATCTGATGCCCGTTTTTGACAGCATTTATACCAATTTTTCTTTGGTTAATGATTCAAAAGTAGCCGCGTCGGCAAAAGCTGAGGCATTGAACCTCATTCTGGATAAGGAACCACTGTTTCTTGCCAAAATGGATAAGATCGTTTTTCAGTTTGATAAAGAGAGCTTCCAAAGACTCGAAAACCTCGAACGCATTGAATGGATTCTGGACATTATGACCATCCTCGTGCTTTTTGCAGAAGGGTTGCTGATTTTCAGGCCAGTTGTAAACACCACCAGGCGCGTCGTGCGAATGCTGACCGAATCAGAAAATGCATTGCAGCTTTCGAACCAAAAACTGAAAGAAGCGAATCACCAGCTCCTGGAAGCGCAGAACGATTTGCTGCGTGTGGAAGAGGAGAAATACGAGCTGCAACTGGCCGAAGATCGCATCCGCGCCAGCGCCTTGATCGAAGGGCAGGAGGAGGAACGAAAGCGTTTTGCACTCGAACTGCACGACGGCATCGGCCAGATGCTCACCGGCCTGAAACTGCACGCCGAAAAGCTGAAATCCGTCCAGTTTCATGACCAGAAAAACCAAAAGCGTTTCGAACAGCTGGTGACATTGATCCAGGACATTATCCAGACTACGCGGCAGATTTCATTCAATTTGATGCCTTCCGTATTGAGTGATTTTGGGTTAAGCGCCGCATTGCGCCTGTTATGCGAGCAAACTGCCGAGCTCTCGGGGATCAAAATAGAGTTTGACGGCGATGCGCAAAAGCGTGTTGAAATGGGCCGTCCCACCGAAATAGGGCTCTATCGGATCGCGCAGGAAGCGTTGAATAATGCGGTTAAGCATGCCAATGCGGATAAGATCAAGATTAAATTGGAACAAAATAAGAATCGGATTATTTTGGAAATCGCGGATGACGGAAAAGGATTTTTAATTAGTAATTTGAAATCAGAAGACGGCATTTTCCTGACCCGAAACGGCATGGAAAATATCCGAACCCGAACCCAGCTGCTGAATGGCGAAATGGAGATCGTCTCCGAAGTCGACAGCGGAACACAGCTCATCGTGCGGGTGGATCTTTAA
- a CDS encoding response regulator: MPIRILVVDDHSVVRQGIITLLEDEEDLLIAGEAADGDEVWDMIEQVSPDVILLDLTMPKMSGIEVIKQIAPAFSNVRTLVFSMHNNADYMISAATSGAAGYLQKDTSRDEMLKAIRSIAKGELYFPPYASSVIIKNLLKQIARNPEPKVELEADNDKSIWKMITPREQQILKCLTEGMSSKDIAEKFDISSNTVANQRASIMKKANVKNTAELISLALRGN, from the coding sequence ATGCCCATCCGGATCCTGGTCGTTGACGACCATTCAGTTGTAAGACAAGGCATTATAACCCTGCTGGAAGACGAGGAGGACCTGCTGATAGCGGGTGAAGCGGCGGATGGGGACGAGGTTTGGGATATGATTGAGCAGGTGAGCCCGGATGTGATCTTGCTCGACCTCACCATGCCGAAAATGTCAGGCATTGAAGTCATTAAGCAGATCGCGCCTGCGTTTTCGAATGTCCGGACCCTGGTTTTCAGCATGCACAACAATGCGGATTACATGATCTCAGCCGCCACCAGCGGCGCTGCGGGCTATTTGCAAAAAGACACAAGCCGCGACGAAATGCTCAAAGCGATCCGCAGTATTGCCAAAGGTGAGCTCTACTTTCCTCCCTATGCTTCGTCGGTGATCATCAAAAATTTATTGAAACAAATTGCCAGAAATCCGGAGCCCAAAGTCGAGCTCGAAGCAGACAATGATAAGTCGATCTGGAAAATGATCACGCCCCGTGAGCAGCAGATCCTGAAATGCCTCACCGAAGGCATGAGCAGTAAAGACATTGCCGAGAAGTTCGACATCAGTTCCAACACCGTTGCGAACCAGCGCGCGAGCATTATGAAGAAGGCAAATGTGAAAAACACCGCCGAGTTGATTAGTCTGGCTTTGCGGGGGAATTAG
- a CDS encoding glycoside hydrolase family 140 protein, whose product MSFRSLCYALLLTISGFSAVAQSFTLSPNQRYLLKDGKPFFWMGDTAWELFHRLDREDATYYLQKRAGQGFTVIQAVALAEFDGLNVPNTYGDKPLIDNDPTKPNEAYFKHVDFIIDKAAELGLTIAFLPTWGDKVFKSTWGKGPEVFNKTNAEAYGKWLGNRYKNRKNIIWVLGGDRTPRKDVDDVGVWRAMAAGVVAGVGGNDNAMMTFHPQPNKEGSGEWFHDDQWLDFNMFQNGHCRDAAVYENIKRAYDRKPTKPVLDAEPIYEDHPVCFNATELGTSNAYDVRKAAYLDLFSGAFGHTYGCHDIWQMYAPNREAVNGPHIYWQQAMDLPGAKEMQFVRKLMESRSILDRVPDQSVVVENDLASYERIQATRGADFIFIYTSTGKSFSVNPGKISGSQLNAFWFDPRNGKTKDIGKVDGKAVKQYTPPTSGYGQDWILVLDDASKNYKMP is encoded by the coding sequence ATGAGTTTTCGCAGCCTTTGTTACGCCCTTTTGCTTACGATTTCGGGTTTTAGCGCTGTGGCGCAGTCGTTTACGTTAAGCCCCAACCAGCGTTATTTATTAAAGGACGGCAAGCCGTTTTTCTGGATGGGCGATACGGCATGGGAACTCTTTCACCGCCTCGACCGTGAGGATGCTACCTACTATCTGCAAAAACGTGCCGGACAAGGATTTACAGTCATCCAGGCCGTCGCGCTGGCAGAATTCGACGGATTGAATGTGCCTAACACTTACGGTGACAAACCATTGATCGATAATGATCCTACCAAGCCCAATGAAGCTTATTTCAAGCATGTTGATTTTATCATCGACAAAGCCGCGGAGCTGGGTTTAACCATTGCTTTTTTGCCCACCTGGGGCGATAAAGTTTTTAAATCAACTTGGGGAAAAGGGCCGGAAGTTTTCAATAAAACCAATGCTGAGGCTTATGGTAAGTGGCTGGGTAACCGATATAAAAACCGCAAAAACATCATTTGGGTCCTGGGCGGCGACCGTACGCCTAGAAAAGACGTGGATGATGTAGGCGTTTGGCGGGCTATGGCAGCAGGCGTCGTTGCGGGCGTGGGAGGGAATGATAATGCGATGATGACGTTTCATCCGCAGCCTAATAAAGAAGGATCCGGCGAATGGTTTCATGATGATCAATGGTTGGATTTCAATATGTTTCAGAATGGACATTGCCGGGATGCGGCCGTTTATGAAAACATAAAAAGAGCGTACGACCGCAAGCCTACCAAACCCGTGCTGGACGCGGAGCCGATTTACGAAGACCATCCCGTTTGTTTCAATGCCACCGAGCTAGGCACATCCAATGCTTATGACGTGAGAAAAGCAGCATATCTGGATCTTTTCTCAGGCGCTTTCGGCCATACGTATGGCTGCCACGACATTTGGCAAATGTATGCACCGAACCGCGAAGCAGTAAATGGCCCGCACATTTACTGGCAACAAGCGATGGACTTGCCAGGCGCGAAGGAAATGCAATTTGTTCGCAAGCTCATGGAATCACGCTCAATCCTGGATCGCGTTCCGGATCAATCCGTTGTGGTTGAAAATGATTTGGCTTCCTACGAAAGAATCCAGGCCACGCGCGGTGCGGACTTCATTTTCATTTATACATCAACAGGAAAATCATTCTCCGTAAATCCCGGCAAAATCTCAGGCAGTCAGCTCAATGCGTTCTGGTTCGATCCGCGAAACGGCAAAACCAAAGACATTGGAAAAGTGGATGGCAAGGCAGTAAAGCAATACACGCCGCCGACTTCGGGTTACGGGCAGGATTGGATTCTTGTTCTAGACGATGCTTCCAAAAATTACAAGATGCCGTAA
- a CDS encoding tetratricopeptide repeat protein has protein sequence MKNLFLSFLLLPVIVITALLLRFNAFEVFKTQIPEQSNIAVCGAVSSSVVQAAANGKFISAMPGWGKYSYPISTRNDSVQFYFDQGLTMYYSYHMKESLASFQEAARLEPTCAMAYWGQALAMGPYYNAAHLYKKPESIPAVLKQMNQFAANTTKKEQALIAVMNQRYSADASDADRKALNIAYAQKTRGLISQFPEDQDIKMLFVDAVMLIHAWDFWNNDGTPKAWTNEVIALSEQVLQANPDHPAALHYHIHLTEASRHPEVALPNADKLRDQLPGVAHMVHMSSHEYERNGYFLKGVDVNDRADAALLQYDSLAKNLNLVKHSPHYFAVQTYCAMSAGLYKTGMHAANRLRKSVSPTYESPYDQYLFMLPELTLVRLGKWDEILKDTTKLDPKWTYAGLLRNFARGMALVNTGAADKAKSELKSLLEKAKDPILTKRRIPFNAFTPIANIAGEILTAAIAFENKNYDETIASLDKAIGIEDGLIYTEPNDWPIPARQFLGAYLLKMNKPAVAEKIYREDLIWNPGNGWSAIGLSQSLKAQKKTKDLAKIESGYKQSFSAAEQVPTGSVFLR, from the coding sequence ATGAAAAATCTTTTCCTCTCTTTTTTATTGCTTCCAGTCATTGTGATAACTGCTCTGTTACTGCGGTTCAATGCCTTTGAAGTTTTTAAAACCCAAATTCCGGAACAAAGCAACATTGCCGTTTGCGGCGCTGTTAGCAGTTCGGTGGTGCAGGCAGCGGCCAACGGAAAGTTCATTTCAGCAATGCCCGGGTGGGGCAAATACTCATATCCTATCTCGACCAGGAATGATAGTGTCCAGTTCTATTTCGATCAGGGACTGACCATGTATTATAGTTACCATATGAAGGAATCGCTGGCATCTTTCCAGGAGGCAGCCCGACTCGAACCGACGTGTGCAATGGCTTACTGGGGACAAGCGCTGGCGATGGGGCCATATTATAATGCTGCACATTTGTATAAAAAACCAGAGAGCATTCCGGCGGTTTTAAAGCAAATGAATCAGTTTGCAGCTAACACAACAAAGAAAGAGCAGGCACTGATCGCTGTCATGAACCAGCGCTATTCAGCGGATGCGTCTGATGCAGACAGAAAGGCCCTTAACATTGCCTATGCGCAAAAAACGCGCGGATTGATATCTCAATTTCCGGAGGATCAGGACATCAAAATGCTTTTCGTGGACGCGGTAATGCTCATACACGCGTGGGATTTTTGGAATAACGATGGCACACCCAAAGCCTGGACTAACGAGGTGATTGCGCTGAGCGAACAGGTTTTGCAGGCAAACCCCGATCATCCGGCAGCATTGCATTACCACATTCATCTAACAGAAGCTTCTCGGCACCCGGAAGTGGCGCTTCCCAACGCGGATAAATTGAGAGATCAGCTGCCCGGCGTGGCACATATGGTGCATATGTCGAGTCATGAATATGAGCGAAACGGTTACTTCCTGAAAGGCGTGGATGTGAATGATCGTGCGGATGCAGCCTTGCTTCAATATGATTCCCTTGCCAAAAACCTCAATCTCGTAAAACACAGTCCGCATTATTTTGCTGTGCAAACCTATTGCGCCATGAGCGCCGGCTTGTATAAAACGGGTATGCATGCGGCAAACAGGTTAAGGAAATCGGTATCGCCGACATACGAAAGTCCGTATGATCAATATCTTTTTATGCTCCCTGAACTGACATTGGTAAGGCTGGGAAAATGGGATGAAATCCTGAAAGATACCACCAAACTGGATCCTAAATGGACATACGCTGGTCTGCTCCGCAACTTCGCAAGAGGAATGGCCCTTGTAAATACCGGCGCTGCCGACAAGGCAAAATCGGAATTAAAGTCACTTCTGGAAAAAGCAAAAGATCCGATCCTGACCAAAAGACGTATTCCCTTTAACGCATTTACACCCATCGCAAACATTGCCGGAGAAATCCTGACAGCCGCCATTGCATTTGAAAACAAAAATTATGACGAAACGATCGCCAGCCTCGACAAGGCAATCGGGATCGAAGATGGCCTCATCTACACGGAGCCCAACGATTGGCCGATTCCAGCACGGCAGTTTTTAGGTGCTTATCTATTAAAAATGAACAAACCAGCCGTTGCTGAGAAAATTTACAGGGAAGATCTGATCTGGAATCCCGGAAACGGCTGGTCAGCCATCGGTTTATCCCAAAGCCTCAAAGCGCAAAAGAAAACGAAGGATCTGGCGAAAATCGAGAGTGGTTACAAGCAATCATTTTCGGCCGCCGAACAAGTGCCGACCGGCTCTGTGTTCTTGCGGTGA
- a CDS encoding Gfo/Idh/MocA family protein: MREPLTAQPPISRKGFLTLTGRYAAIGAMSGLAIQSSKDAFAQAPLKATSPPARVPAKPEDPIVLEKWKSEYDQQSAPTPTPLPPDQRVGYAVVGLGHLSLEEILPALGMCKKSKLAALVSGSPEKMKKVAAQYGVKTESCYSYETYDQLKENKEVDVIYIVLPNGLHKEYVVRGAKAGKHILCEKPMANTAEECKEMIAACNKANVKLMIAYRIQYQPHNRKLREILQKKEFGPVKVVEASNCQSTANPDHWRHKLKLAGGGVLPDIGLYCLNTTRFILGEEPTEVFAYQYSTPGNPLFTEVEEFVSWQMRFSNGIIANCTTHYNVHESRRYRVLCEKGWLNMDRAYAYKGQDLSSAKADGRLELHQNIGMAEVNQFATEMDHFSDCVINNKKPFTPGEEGLQDHIIMEAIYKSAREGKPVKINSTQTNAALHGPEPELG, encoded by the coding sequence ATGAGAGAGCCATTAACAGCCCAGCCGCCGATTTCGCGCAAGGGTTTCTTAACATTAACGGGTAGATATGCGGCCATCGGAGCTATGAGCGGATTGGCAATCCAAAGCTCAAAAGACGCTTTTGCACAAGCGCCGCTTAAAGCCACTTCACCGCCAGCGCGCGTGCCTGCCAAACCGGAGGATCCTATCGTATTGGAGAAGTGGAAGTCGGAATATGACCAGCAAAGCGCGCCCACGCCAACGCCGCTTCCGCCTGATCAGCGCGTGGGGTATGCCGTTGTAGGATTGGGGCACTTGTCCCTGGAAGAGATTCTACCAGCGTTAGGAATGTGCAAAAAATCGAAACTGGCGGCACTTGTGAGTGGAAGTCCGGAAAAAATGAAAAAGGTTGCCGCTCAATACGGAGTCAAAACAGAGAGCTGTTATAGCTATGAAACGTACGATCAGTTAAAAGAAAACAAGGAGGTGGACGTCATTTACATTGTTTTACCAAACGGCTTGCATAAGGAATATGTGGTGCGTGGCGCTAAGGCAGGAAAGCATATTTTGTGCGAAAAACCGATGGCCAACACTGCCGAAGAATGTAAGGAAATGATTGCTGCCTGTAATAAAGCGAATGTGAAGCTGATGATTGCATACCGCATTCAATATCAGCCGCATAACCGTAAACTGAGGGAAATTTTGCAGAAAAAGGAATTTGGGCCTGTTAAAGTGGTTGAGGCTTCCAATTGCCAGAGTACCGCAAACCCGGATCACTGGCGTCACAAACTAAAACTCGCCGGCGGCGGTGTTCTCCCCGACATAGGCCTTTACTGCCTCAACACGACCCGATTTATTCTGGGAGAAGAGCCAACCGAGGTTTTTGCATATCAGTACAGCACCCCTGGTAACCCGCTATTCACTGAGGTTGAGGAATTTGTATCATGGCAAATGCGCTTTTCAAATGGCATCATTGCAAATTGCACCACACATTATAATGTACACGAAAGCCGCCGCTATCGCGTCCTGTGTGAAAAAGGCTGGCTGAATATGGACAGAGCGTACGCTTACAAAGGCCAAGATTTGAGCAGCGCCAAAGCCGATGGCCGCTTAGAACTGCACCAGAACATTGGTATGGCGGAAGTAAACCAGTTTGCAACAGAGATGGATCACTTTTCCGACTGTGTGATCAACAACAAAAAGCCATTCACACCGGGTGAGGAAGGTTTGCAGGATCATATTATTATGGAAGCCATTTACAAGTCTGCGCGTGAAGGTAAGCCTGTGAAAATCAACTCAACCCAGACCAACGCTGCATTGCACGGGCCTGAGCCAGAGTTGGGATAA
- a CDS encoding LacI family DNA-binding transcriptional regulator, with amino-acid sequence MEKENTLFGVREIARRANVSTATVDRVLHNRTGVSEKTKKRINDIIKELDYQPNILASRLASKKIITLAILVPEVSEETDFWEAPLNGVRRAEAEIRQYGIQTLTFFFDLNNKDSYVQKAREILALDVHGILIAPSFIAETKEFAKECAERKIPFVFIDSDIPDLKSLSYIGPHLYKSGYVGAKLLTYRLQPEKKVLIINISKEIDNFNYETIEEGFRAYFSDNQNPNEIVRIDIRETDYQSVARHLTYVFHLNKDIGAAFVTNSRVHTVASFLKNSHRTEVSLIGYDFVKDNVKYLESNVIDFLICHRPEDQAYRGIMALYQTLVMNANVSKLNYMPIDIVTKENYEFYQN; translated from the coding sequence ATGGAAAAAGAGAATACTTTGTTTGGCGTGCGGGAGATTGCGAGAAGGGCTAATGTATCCACGGCCACGGTGGACCGTGTGCTGCATAACCGGACTGGGGTTTCCGAAAAGACCAAAAAGCGGATCAACGACATCATTAAGGAACTCGATTATCAGCCTAACATCCTGGCCAGCAGGCTCGCTTCCAAAAAGATCATTACACTGGCCATTCTGGTTCCCGAGGTTTCCGAGGAAACTGATTTTTGGGAGGCACCATTGAATGGCGTGCGGAGGGCAGAAGCTGAAATCAGGCAATATGGCATTCAGACACTTACGTTTTTCTTTGACCTTAATAATAAAGATTCCTATGTTCAAAAAGCGCGTGAAATCCTTGCGCTCGATGTCCACGGCATTTTAATAGCACCCTCATTTATTGCAGAAACAAAAGAATTTGCAAAAGAATGTGCTGAAAGAAAAATCCCATTTGTCTTCATTGATTCGGACATTCCGGATCTGAAAAGCCTATCGTACATTGGCCCGCATCTTTATAAAAGTGGCTACGTAGGGGCGAAGTTGCTCACTTACAGGCTGCAACCGGAAAAGAAAGTGTTGATTATCAACATTTCAAAGGAAATCGACAACTTCAATTACGAAACTATCGAGGAAGGTTTCCGCGCCTATTTTTCGGACAACCAGAATCCCAATGAGATCGTCCGCATTGACATTCGTGAGACGGATTACCAATCTGTTGCGCGGCATTTAACCTATGTTTTTCATCTTAATAAGGACATCGGGGCTGCATTCGTGACGAATTCACGTGTGCATACCGTGGCCTCTTTTCTTAAAAATAGCCACCGCACCGAGGTGTCGCTGATCGGTTATGATTTTGTGAAGGACAATGTGAAATATCTCGAAAGTAATGTTATCGATTTCCTGATCTGCCACCGCCCGGAAGACCAGGCTTACCGGGGCATTATGGCACTGTACCAAACGCTGGTCATGAACGCAAACGTGTCCAAACTGAACTACATGCCCATTGACATTGTGACAAAAGAAAATTACGAGTTTTATCAAAATTGA
- a CDS encoding Nramp family divalent metal transporter, which produces MKDSIFKWLRSLGPGMITAALVFGPSKLTITSKLGAVYGYSLLWVVIAAILFMAVFTAMATRIGLATNQSLLASVKHKWGRPASVAMGIGVFLVSTSFQAGNSIGVGISVGELYHTSPVPWIIIFNVVGISLLFFRSFYSVLEKTMIFLILVMLFSFITTFFYARPDASEIVKGFTTPVIPAGSQGLIIAFVASCFSIVGALYQCYLIQERIRVKPEVRNGKNDSTTGIIVLGVMCSIVIICAAAILQPKGIKVNSATDMAKALEPLFGNNASTLFLVGLFGAAFSSLIGNASVGGTLLGDALGVGSNFSSKSVRYLVALVMVVGAAIAVKFGKLPLELIVFAQSVTIFIVPFIGTALYMVGNDKELMGDKVNSPLVKVVAGVGLVIIFSLAIINSKELFFNNPLFK; this is translated from the coding sequence TTGAAAGATTCTATTTTTAAATGGCTTCGCTCGTTAGGGCCGGGAATGATCACCGCGGCATTGGTTTTCGGGCCCAGCAAGCTGACCATTACTTCCAAACTAGGGGCGGTTTACGGTTATTCACTCCTTTGGGTCGTGATTGCTGCGATCCTTTTCATGGCTGTTTTCACGGCTATGGCCACGCGGATCGGCCTCGCTACGAATCAATCGTTGCTGGCGTCGGTAAAACATAAATGGGGCAGGCCCGCTTCCGTCGCCATGGGGATTGGCGTTTTTTTGGTGAGCACATCATTCCAGGCAGGCAATTCCATTGGCGTGGGTATTTCTGTTGGGGAGCTTTATCATACGTCGCCCGTTCCCTGGATCATAATTTTTAATGTGGTGGGAATCAGCTTGCTATTTTTCAGGAGCTTCTATTCTGTGCTGGAAAAGACGATGATATTCCTGATTCTTGTCATGTTGTTTTCCTTTATTACCACATTTTTTTACGCGAGACCTGATGCTTCCGAAATTGTCAAGGGCTTTACCACACCGGTCATCCCGGCAGGTTCACAAGGATTGATCATTGCTTTTGTGGCTTCCTGCTTTTCTATTGTGGGTGCATTATATCAATGTTACCTCATTCAGGAGCGCATCCGGGTGAAGCCAGAGGTCAGGAATGGCAAAAATGACAGTACGACGGGAATCATCGTGCTCGGTGTCATGTGCTCGATCGTGATCATTTGTGCGGCGGCCATCTTGCAGCCGAAAGGCATTAAGGTCAATTCTGCAACGGATATGGCCAAGGCACTGGAACCACTTTTTGGTAACAATGCATCCACACTTTTCCTCGTGGGCCTGTTTGGTGCAGCATTTTCTTCATTGATCGGTAATGCATCTGTTGGCGGCACATTGTTGGGCGATGCGTTGGGAGTAGGGAGTAATTTTAGCTCTAAATCAGTGCGTTACCTGGTTGCCTTGGTGATGGTTGTCGGTGCGGCTATCGCTGTTAAATTTGGTAAGCTGCCATTGGAGCTGATCGTATTTGCACAAAGCGTTACCATTTTCATCGTTCCGTTTATTGGAACTGCCCTCTATATGGTCGGTAATGACAAGGAGCTGATGGGCGACAAGGTAAACAGTCCGCTCGTGAAAGTGGTTGCGGGCGTGGGGCTGGTCATCATTTTCTCTCTTGCGATCATTAATAGTAAAGAATTATTTTTCAACAATCCGCTATTTAAATAA
- a CDS encoding NAD-dependent epimerase/dehydratase family protein, producing MTGFELLEEKWLSPSDALIDDIKQIKGDILILGAGGKIGPSIAKLAKQAVERAGLDKRVIGVSRFSEEGLTEELNAAGIETIAANILNDAELQALPEVENVLYLAGTKFGTSNNEPYTWAMNTYLPGRVAEKFKNSKIVVYSTGNVYPFTTVASGGATEEMRADPVGEYGQSCLGRERLFQYFSSVHSTPILIYRLNYAIDFKYGVLLEVAKSVLAGKPVDLRTGHVNVIWQGDANEMAIRSLLHCESPSKILNITGPETVSLRWLAAEFGRIFNNEPQFVNEEQPTALLSNAAESFRLFGYPRTTLKQMIGITAQWLQEGGKTINKPTHFQERKGQF from the coding sequence ATGACTGGTTTCGAACTTCTGGAAGAAAAATGGCTGAGCCCATCGGACGCTTTAATTGACGATATAAAACAAATAAAAGGCGATATCCTGATCCTGGGGGCCGGTGGTAAGATAGGGCCAAGCATTGCGAAACTTGCAAAACAGGCTGTCGAACGAGCCGGCCTGGACAAGCGTGTGATCGGCGTTTCCAGGTTTAGTGAGGAAGGATTGACCGAAGAGCTGAATGCGGCAGGCATCGAAACCATAGCTGCTAACATCTTGAATGATGCTGAGTTGCAGGCGCTGCCGGAAGTGGAAAACGTGCTTTATCTGGCCGGGACCAAGTTTGGCACTTCCAATAATGAACCTTACACCTGGGCAATGAATACGTATCTGCCGGGACGGGTAGCTGAGAAATTTAAGAATTCAAAAATCGTCGTCTATTCAACCGGCAATGTTTATCCGTTCACGACGGTCGCATCCGGTGGTGCTACGGAGGAAATGCGCGCTGATCCGGTGGGTGAATATGGCCAGTCGTGCCTGGGTAGGGAGCGGTTATTTCAATATTTTTCATCTGTACATAGCACGCCGATCCTGATTTACAGGCTCAACTATGCCATTGATTTCAAATACGGCGTGTTACTGGAAGTGGCAAAATCGGTTCTGGCGGGCAAGCCGGTGGATCTGCGGACGGGCCACGTGAATGTAATCTGGCAGGGTGATGCCAATGAAATGGCTATCCGTTCGCTACTGCATTGCGAGTCGCCATCGAAGATACTGAACATTACCGGGCCCGAAACGGTCTCACTTCGCTGGCTGGCAGCGGAGTTCGGACGTATATTCAATAACGAACCGCAATTTGTAAATGAGGAGCAGCCTACGGCATTATTAAGCAATGCGGCTGAGTCTTTCCGGTTGTTCGGCTATCCGCGCACAACATTGAAGCAAATGATTGGAATCACCGCACAGTGGTTGCAGGAAGGTGGAAAGACTATTAATAAACCCACTCACTTTCAGGAGCGTAAGGGGCAATTTTAA